TTCGGCGAGATCGGCGTCGTCCAGTTCGACGCTCACGCCGACCTGCGCGCCGAGTTCGACGGCACGCCGTACAGCCATGCGAGCGTCATGCGTCGGGTGGTCGAGGACGGCGTCCCGACCCTGGCGATCGGCATCCGATCGCTCTCCCGTCCCGAGGCCGACCTGGTGCGTGAGCGGAAGCTCCCCGTCGTCTGGGGGCACGAGCTTCCGGCCTTCACGCCGGAGAAGCTCGACGAGGCGCTCGCCAAGCTGCCGGAGCGGATCTACCTGACCTTCGACATCGACTACTTCGATCCGTCGCTCGTCCCTGCCACCGGAACACCCGAGCCCGGCGGCGGGCACTGGCTGCCGACGCTGGCGCTGCTGCGGACGCTCTTCCGCCGCAAGCGCGTGGTGGCGATGGACTGCGTCGAGCTCGCGCCGTTCGGCCCGCTGCCGGCGAGCGACTTCGTCGCCGCCAAGCTGGTGTACAAGTGCCTCGGCTACTGGGCCGAAGCGGCCGGGCTCTGAGTCCTTGTCGTTCGTCCAGACGCCGGCACCGGCTCAACCGGCCAGCACGCTCCCGCCGTTGACGTTGAGAATCTCGCCGGTGATGTGGCGAGCGAGCGGCGAGGCCAGGAAGATCACCGGGCCGGCGATGTCCTCGGGTCCCGGGATGCGGCGCAGCGGAATCGACGCCTCGATCGCCTGTCGCCCTTCGCCGTCGAGCGCTTCGGCGGACATGTCGGTGTCGACCCAGCCGGGAGCCACCGAATTGACGCGCACCGCCGGCGCGAGCTCCGTCGACCACGCCTTCGTCGCCGAGATCATCGCCCCCTTGCTCGCGGCGTAGGGGCTGTAGTACGCCTCGCCCCGCTGACCGGCGGTCGAGGTGACATTGACGATGCTGGCGTTCGGCGAACGTCGCAGGAACGGCAGCGCTTCGCTGGCGCAGAGGAAGCAGGCCGCGACGTTGACCTCCATCGTCTCGTCGAACTTATCCTCGTCGAGCTGGCCGAGCGGGTTGTGGACCCAGATCCCCGCGTTGTTGATCAGGGTGTCGAGCTTGCCCCACTCGCGTGACAGGAAGGTGAAGAGCTCGCGCACCTCGCTGCGCTGCGTCAGGTCGCAGGGAAACCGGCGATGGTCGCGCGACGAGAGTCGCTCGAGCTCGCTGATCAGCTCCTCGGCCGCGTCCGCGCGATCGCGGTAGGTCACCAGCACGGCGGCGCCCGCCTGGGCGAAGAACCGCGCACAGGCTGCGCCGATCCCCCGGCTGCCGCCGGTGACGAGCACGTGGTATCCGTTCAGGTCGATCATGCTGCCTCCACGATCAGGGCGATTCCCTGCCCGCCGCCGATGCAGGCGGACGCGACGCCGATTCCGCCGCCGCGGCGGCGCAGTTGCTTGAGCAGAGTGAGAGTGATCCGCGCTCCGGAAGCACCCAGCGGGTGCCCGAGCGCGATGGCGCCGCCGTTGACGTTGAGCCGCTCTTCGTCGAGATCGAGCTCGCGCACCACGGCGAGAACCTGCCCGGCGAACGCCTCGTTGACTTCGACGAGGTCGAGGTCGGCGAGCGTCATGCCGGCACGCTCGAGTGCCTGGCGGATCGCCGGCGCCGGCCCGATCCCCATCCGCGACGGCTCGACGCCGACGACCGCCCACGAGACCAGGCGTCCGAGCGGAGCGAGCCCGCGATCCTTCGCCCAGGCCGCCGTCCCGAGCAGCAGCATCGCCGCGCCGTCGACGATGCCCGAGGCGTTCCCGGCCGTGACGAATCCGTCCTTGTCGAACGCCGTCGGCAGACGGGCCAGCTCCTCGGCCGTGGTTTCCGGGCGCAGATGATCGTCGCGCTCCACCGTCCTGGCTCGCTTGCCTTCACCGACCGTCAGCGGGACCACCTCTTCGGCGAGCCGCCCGCTGGCCCAGGCCTCCCCGGCGAGCCGCTGGCTGCGCAGGGCGAACGCATCCTGCTGTTCGCGCGTGATCCCGTAGTCGCGCGCCAGGTTGTTGCTCGTCTGGGCCATGTAGAAGCCGCAGTAGGAGTCGAGGAGCCCGGCCATCAGCGAGTCCTCGAGCTTGCCCTGCCCGAGCTTGAAACCGCGCCGCGCCCCGTAGATCACGTGCGGGGCCTGCGACATGTTCTCGGTGCCACCGACGAGGCAGCAGGTGGCCTCGCCCGCGCCGATCAGGTGGGCTCCGGAGACGATCGCCTGGATGCCCGAGCCGCACAGGCGATTGACCGTCAGTGCCGGGATCTCCTTCGGCACACCCGCTTTGAGCGCCACGTGCCGGGCCCCGTAGATCGCGTCGAGCGAGGTCTGCATCACGTTGCCGACGACGACGTGGTCGACCTCGGAGGGCGCGACGCCGGTGCGCTCGAAGAGCGCACGAGCCGCCCGGGCGCCGAGCTCGAGAGCCGAGAGATCGGCAAGTTGGCCGTTGTAGTCAGCCATCGGCGTGCGCACGCCATCGATGAGAACGAGGTCACGCGGGTTCATGCAGGGCTCTCCGGGATGGGCACGGGTGCGCCGTGCCGGCGCTCATCATGTCGCAATTGCAGCCGCTCAGTCACCCGCCGCGTTCGCCACCGCGACATCCGAGGCGGCGAGACGGTGGAATCGCCGGCGCCACCGGTTGAGATCGACGTCGAGCGTCGACCGATGCCCCAGCAGCACCGCCACCAGGCGCTGGCGCGGATCGATCCAGACGCTCCCGCCGGTGAATCCAGTGTGGCCGAAGGCCTCCGCCGAAAGCGCCGGACCCGCACTGCCGGCGACGCGGCGTCGCGCCCACCCGAGCGCGTACTCTCCCCGACCGGCGAGCGCGCGCTCGGCCAGCGAGGGCGTCAGCAGACGCCGAGGATTCAACCACTCCCGCGCCAGGGCGACCACCGAGTCGACATCGGCGAAGAGCCCGGCATGCCCAGCCAGCCCACCGCCCTGCGACAGGAAGCGTGCGTTGCCGTCCTGCACGACGCCCTTCGCGGGCGGACCGGTGGGCGCGAGCGTCACCCCGAGCGCCGCCGCAAGCTCCACTTCGCGTCGGTTGTCGAGGGGACAAGAGACGACGTCGGCGATCGACTGGCAGGGGCTCGGCTCGACTCTCTCGAGATCGAGCGGCGCCAGGACTCGTTCGCGCAGGAGCTCGTCGAGCGGCAACCCGGTGGCCTGCTCCGCGGCGCGCGACCAGAGAATGAAGCCGAGGTCGCTGTACCGTTCGCCCGGCGTCGCCAGCCACCGGCCGTCGAGAAGCCGCGCCAGGGCTGCGGACCGATCGTGCGCCAGCTGCGGCAACGGGGCCCAGGCGGCCAACCCCGAACGGTGCCGCAACAGGGACTCCAGGTCGAGGCGAGCGAGCCGAGGGCTGGCCGCCGGCAAGAGGTCGCCGAGCCGCGTCGCGAGCGGCAGCTCGCCCGAACCCTCGAGCACCAAGGCCAGGGTGGCGACGAACGGCTTGGTGAGCGACGCGAGATCGAATCGCTCGCCGGGCGAGGCACGACCCTCTCGCCGGGCAGCGGCGGCCAGCAAGGGCCGGCGACGACCCGAGCGATCGGTCCACTCGACGCGCGCCTCGACGGCCGCCCAGGGCCCGCGCCGGCAGGTCTCGCCGACGAAGCGACGGAGCGACGCGCCGGCTTCCTTCGCGACGAGGGCACGATTTCGCGCTCCACGGGGCTGAACGACCGCGTTCCTGCCGCTCGGACGACTCGACACCACCCGGCCTCCTTGGCCGCGCATGCTATCCTGAGCGCACTTCTCCGCTCATGCAGAGCATCGGCAAGTACCAGATCCTCGAGAAGATCGGCGTCGGCGGCTTCGGCATCGTCTACAAGGGCTACGACCCCTTCATCAAGCGGCACGTCGCGGTCAAGACCTGCACCAGCGACGACGAGGACACGCGGCAGCGCTTCTATCGCGAGGCCGAGATCGCCGGCAATCTGCAGCACCGCAACATCGTCACCGTCTACGACTTCGGCGTCCAGGAGGGGATCCCCTACCTGGTGCAGGAGTACCTCTCCGGCGAGGATCTCGACCACAAGATCAAGCGCCGCGACTTTCTCGCCTTCCCGCAGAAGCTCTTCTACCTCATCCAGATCGCCCGCGGCCTGGAGTTCGCGCACGCGCACGGCGTCATCCATCGCGACATCAAGCCGGCGAACATCCGCGTCCTCGAAGACGACACGGCGAAGATCCTCGACTTCGGGATCGCCAAGGCGGCGCTCGCCTCGACCAACCTGACCCAGGCCGGAATGACGCTCGGCACCGCGTCGTACCTTTCGCCCGAACAGATCCGTGGCGAAGCGGTCGACCGGCGCACCGACATCTTCTCGTTCGGCATCCTTGCCTACGAGTTGCTGTCCTACCGCCGCCCCTTCGAGGGTCCGCAGATCTCGGCGATCTTCTATCGCATTCTCAACGAGGCGCCGCGACCGCTGAGGGAGCTCTGGCCGGACGGTCCGGACGAGCTGATCCAACTCGTCGGACGTTGCCTCGAGAAAGACCCGGCGCGGCGCTACCCGGACTGTGCCGCCCTGAGGCGCGATCTCGAGAATTTGCGCAGCCGGCGATCGGTCGACCAGACGGTCACCCGGCCCGCCTTCGACCTCGAGCTGGCCCACGCTCCCACCGCGGTCCTGGATCTCGGCGACAACGGCCGCCGAGCCCCCCGGGAAGCCGCGGACTCCTCCATGGTGGACCTCGAGCTCGGACACCGCCCCGAGACACCGCCGGCGACGACCTCGCTGCGACGCGCCGCGGCGACCCGGCGTCACGCACCGCGCGGGCTCGTCCTCACGGCGGTGGGACTGGCGGGTCTCGCGGCGCTCGCCGCCACGGCCTGGCTGCTCGCCGGCCAGCTCGGCGGCGGCTTCACCTGGCCGGGCGCCGACCCGCGGCGCGTCACGTCGGCTCCAGCGACGGCGACACCGACAGTGGCTCCTCCGTCGCCGACGCCGACCCGGCCACCCGTCACTCCGACAGCCACGGCTGTCCCCAGCCCGACCCCGACGCCCCCACCCAGGCCGGCCGTCCTCACCGTCGAGCCCGGAGGGTCGACCGCCACCCGCGTGAAGCTCGGCGAGCGGACCTTCGAGCTCGACCACCCTGTCCGGCTCGAGCTCCCGGCCGGCAGCTACACGATCACCTTCGTCTCGGAGGTTCCCGGCTACGACGTCCGCGAAGAGAGCAGCGTCCGGCTGCGCGAGGGCGAGCAGCGCCGACTGGAGAATCCGATCCCGCGGCCGGCAATGCTCACCGTTCGCCCTCATCTCAACACTCCGCAAGGACAGGTCCTGCTCGACGGCCGCCCACTCGGCGCCACCCCGCTGCAGAAGCGACTCCTTCGGCCCGGCGCCCACCTGTTGGAGGTTGCTCCGCTCGGCGAGGGCGGCACGGGCAAGGTCAGCCAGACGGTCACCCTCGCGCCGGGAGTCGAGACCGTGATGACCTTCGATCTCTCGGGCGTCCAGCCGACACGCCTGCGCGACCAGCCGGTGCCCTCGCCCTGACGGGGCTCTGGTAACATTTCGCTTCCTCATGAGGCCGCTCTCCGCCGCCTGCGTCGTCGTTTGCCTGGCGGCCTTCGCCCGTCCGGTGCCTGCCCAGGGTGTCCCTGGCGCCGGTGCGGTCGAGGTCGAAGAGCTGCGTGACCTCGCTCCTCCCGCCGACCCGCTCAGGAAGCTCGAGGCCGAAGCGGAAGCGGCCTACGGCGACGGCGAGCTCGACCGGGCGATCGGCCTCTATCGCGATCTCGTGGCGCAGACGCCGGCGCCGGCCGATCAGGCCCGCATCCTGGTCACCGTCGGCTGGCTCGAGATGCTTCAGGGGCACGCCGAAGCCGCCGGGCCGGACCTCGAACGAGCTCTCTATCTCGCTCCCGAGACCCGGCTGCGCGAAGAGCTCTACAACGACGAGTTCGTTCGTCTCTTCCTCGACTCGCAGGCACGTGCCACCGCCGCGCGGGCGACCGATGCCGCCGACCGGGCGCGCGCGGCCGTGCAGGCGATCACCGCCGGCAACCTCGCGTCGGCGCGTCAGCTCCTCGCCGAATCGCTCTCCCTGCAACCCGACCAGCCTCGTGCGCTCTACAACCTGGCCGTGGTCGACTTGCGTGACGGGCAGACCGACGCGGCGCTGGCGGGCTTCGAACGGGTCATCAGCCTCGGCGAGGCCCGCCCCGAAACGGTGCCGGCGGAGCTTCGAGCGCTGGCGCGCGCCAGCGCCGGCCTCGTCTACCTCACGCGAGGACAAGATCCGGAGGCTGCGGCGGCCCTGGAACAGGCGGTCGCTCTCAACCCCGCCGACGGCCGCGCCTGGAACGGCCTCGGCGTGGCGCGGGACCGGCTCGGGAGCCGCGAGAAGTCGATCGAGGCCTTTCGCCGTGCCTATGCGCTTCGTCCGGACGACGAGGAGGTCGCCGACCATCTCGGTCGCGCGCTGATCGACGCTGGACGTTGGGTCGATGCCGTGGCCGTGCTGGTCGAGAGCTGCGGACGCCGTCCGCAGTCGCCGCGACTCTTCCTCAGTCTAGGCCTCGCCGAGCGTGGGCTCGGCAACCTCGACGGGGCGCGCCGGTCCTTCGAACACGTCCTCGAGCTCGACCCGACGGATGGCCTGCGCCTCGCCGAGCAGGCTTCGGTGTTCCTCGCCTCGCTGCACCTGGAGGGCGGGCGCGCCGCCGACGCGGCGCGCGAGGCTCGGCGCGCCCTCGCGTGGAACGAGAACCTCCCGGACAGCTGGACCCACCTCGGCATGGCGCAGAAGGAGCTGGGCGACCTCCCGGGAGCGAAGGAGAGCCTGGCACGCGCCGCGGCGCTCGCGCCCGATCGTCCGGAAGCTGCGTACAACCTGGGAACGGTCCTGCTCGCCTTGCGCGACTTCGTCGCCGCGCGAGCCGCCTTCGAGCGCGCCGTCGCGCTGCGACCGGGGTTCGCCGAAGCCGAGGCGATCCTCAACCGACTCGCGGCCCCGTCGACCGCACCGGCGAACCCGACGCCCGCGGCACGCACCACCCCGGCCCCACCGCGGCTCCCGTTGGGAACCCGCTTCACGGAGGCGAACTATCCCGAGCTCGGTCTGCGGGGACTGCGGGTGGACGCCCTCGAGCGCGGAGGGCTCGGGGAGCGCGCCGGTCTGCAAACTCAGGATCTCGTTTTGCGAGTCGATGGCCGGCCGCTGACGACCGTCGCCGACCTCTCGCAGTATCTGGCCGGGCGTCCAGCGCGCAGCACCCTGCTGTTCGACCTGTTGCGAGCCGGGCGCTCGCTGCGGATCAGCGTCGCGCTCGACTAGCGCGCCAGCGCCGCGACGTATGCGGCACGATAGGCGGCCGCGACGGCATCCCAGGTGAGCTCGCGCGAGGTCTTGCGACGGCCGGCTTCACCCAGCTCCTTTGCCCACTCCGGCCCCGCCAGCAGCCGCTCGAGCGCCGCAGCCAGTCCCGGTCCGTCGTTCTCCGCCACCAGGAGCCCCGTGCGCTCCGGCTCGACCGCGAGCGGGATCCCGGAGATGGCGCTCGCCACCACCGGCAGTCCGCTCGCCATCGCTTCCAGGATGACGTTCGGCAGGCCGTCGACGTTCCCCACGCGGTCGTGGACGGCGGGCAGGACGAAGAGATCGGCAGCGCGGAAGAGATCGGGGAGGTCGTCGTGGCCGACCGCGCCGGGGAAGTGCACGCGCTCGCCGAGGCCCGGCGCGAAGCCCGCCGCCTGCGACCGGAACTCCTCCAACCGGTCCCCTCCTCCGGCCAGGACCACATGCAGCAACGGATGACGGGCGAGCAACTCCGGCAGGACCGGAAGGAGCACCTGGAAGCCCTTCTTCGTCGCCATGCGCCCGACCGAGAGGAGCACGCGCGCCTCGCCGGGGATCCCGAGGCGGGACCGCCAGCTCAGCCGACCGGCCGTCCCGGGCGCGAAGACACCGACGTCGACGCCATACGGGATGACCCGCGCCAGGTCGTGCGGCAGACCGAGCGCTCGCACCCGATCGACAAGCTCGGGAGAACAGCCGGTGAGCAACGCCGTGCGTCGCAGGACCCAGCCGACCAGGCGGCGCACGCCCGGCTTCTCCGCCATGAAGACGTCGCTGCCGTGCAGCCCGATCGCCAGCGGTGTCCTGCCGACCGCGAACGCGGCCGGCGGCCCGTTCGGCACGACCCAATGAGCGTGCACGAGGTCGAAGCGTTCGCGCTGCAGGGCACGGCGGACCGCTCGCTGCGCCGCCGCCAGGTAGAGCGGCGTCACGGCCGCGGCACCGAGACGGGCCGTCTCGTCGGCAGCGAGGCTGCGAGAGTAACCGAGCACTTCGAAGCGCTCCGGGGCGTAGCGAAAGGTGGTGACCGGCACCCCGTCGTCGACCCACGAGGCCGCCACCCCGGGCGCATGCGGGGCGAGGATCGACACCTCGTCTCCACCCCGCCGCAGCCCGCGGGCGATGTCGCGGATGAACGGGCCCGAGGTGTCGCCCGCGAAACGCGGGAAGGTCTGGGTCAGGAAGAGGATCCGCACGCGAGCGGTCAGTCGGCGATCTCGCGCACCGAATAGCTGTCGGCGCGACGGAACTGCTTGTGGGTGATCATCTCGCCGATCAAGCCGGTGGTCAGCACCTGCATGCCGACCAGCATCAGCAACACGCCGAGCAGCAGGAGCGGGCGGTTCGAGAGCGCCTCGCCGAGGAACCAGAGCCCGGCGAGATAGGCGTTGATGACCAGGCCCGTTCCGAGGCCGACCAATCCGAGCAGGCCGAAGAGATGAAGCGGCCGCCTCGTGTAGCGGGTGATGAAGAGCACGGTGATGAGGTCGAGCAGCCCTTTGTAGAAGCGATCCCATCCGTACTTGCTCACCCCGTGCAGACGCGGATGGTGGCGCACCTCGATTTCGCCGACGCGGAAGCCGCGCCGGCTGGCGAGCACCGGGATGTAGCGGTGGAGCTCGCCGTAGACCGCGACCTCTTCGAGGACCTCCCGGCGGTAGGCCTTGAAGCCGCAGTTGAAATCGTGGATCGGCACCTGGGCGAGGTGGCGGGTCACCCAGTTGAACAGGAGCGACGGATAGCGCTTGCCGATCGGATCGAGTCGCTTGCGCTTCCATCCCGACACCAGGTCGAGGTCCTCCTGTTCGAGCTTCTCGAGGAATCGCGGGATCTCTTCCGGATCGTCCTGAAGATCGCCGTCCATGGTAAAGAGGAGGCGGCCGCGCGCATGATCGAAACCCGCCGAGATCGCTGCCGCCTTGCCGAAGTTGCGGCGCAGCCGCACCAGCTTGACGCGAGGATCCCGCGCTCTCACCTCGCGGATGCGATCGGGCGTGCCGTCGTTCGAGCCGTCGTCGACGAAGATGATCTCGAAGCTCCGGCCGAGTCCGTCGAGGACGTTGGCGACGCGTTCGCAGAGCTCGGCGACGCTGCCCGCCTCGTTGAGAACAGGAACCAGGACGGAGATCTCCGGGCGAGCCTCGCCGCCCTGGACCTGGAGGTTGGAGGCCTTGCTGCGGGCCGGGTCTGCGGATCCGCTCATCGCCGGGCATTCTAACAAGCCGCGAGGGCGATGCCGCGGCGGTGTCGGCGAGCGAGCCGACTGGTGTAACCTTGGCGCGTCGCCGAGCCCGCGATGACCGCCCATTCTCTCCTCCGGTCCCTGAAAGGCCCCTTCAGCTTCCTGCAGAAGGACGCCGCCGAGTTGCTGCGTCTCGTGCCCGACGCCGAGCGCTCGCTGCCGACACCTCAGAAGATCTACCTCGAAGACGAGGGCGCGACTCCACTCGCCGGCTTTCCCATACTCGAGACCGACCAGACCCAGGCCCTCGAACAGGCTCTCGAGCAGTACCTGCTCGTCGAGGAGCAGGTCCGGCTCGCCGTGGTGACGCGACAGACCTTCGACCCCGGCCAGTACGCCGCCGCATGGGAGCGCTATCGCGGCCATCTGGCACGGGCCACCGAGAACGCCACCGCGTCGAGCTACGGCCGGCACCTACCGGCGATCTTCTGGCTCAACCACTCGATGGCGGTCGCCAGGATCCTGCGCGAGACGCCCAAGCGGATCCTTCGTCACAGTCTCGCCCTGGGGCGGGATCATGGGGACGAGATCCGCTACCAAGTGCTCTTCAAGTATCTCGACCGGGTCGCCGACCTCACCTACGACGTCGTCCACCGGCTCGCCACCGAAACCGAAGAGGTGGAGGAGGAGCTCTTCCCCGCCCTCTTCACCCGGATGCGCGACAACGTGCTCATCTTCACCGAGGAGCACATCAGTCCCAATCTGGCCGAGCTGGGGCCCTACTTCGCCGGCTACCTGCACATCGATTCGCGCGACTTCCGCTCGCGACTGGCCGCGCTCTCGGAGTGGCACGCCGCCGAGCTGCGGCGCGACGCCGAGTTGCGACGGTCGATCCGGCTGCTGGGCGCCGACCCGGACGGCGAGCCGCGCGACCTGCTCTATCGCACCGGCTACGTCACCTTCCTGGCGAGCTGTCCGGGCTACGACACCCGCACGCTGCTGCCGCACACCGGCGTCCAGGTGTGGGAGAGTCTGCTGGTCAAGCTCAAGGAGTTCGAGCTCCTCCACGCCTTCCGCCGGTTGATGATCCCGGTGGAACGGCGGGGCGACGACCTGACCTCGCGCGACCGGAGCCTCCGCCGGTTCGGTGTCTCGCCCCAGCTTCTCCGCTTGTCGCCGAGCACGCGCCCGCTCGATTTCGGCGCACCCTGGGTGGTCGACCCGGTCGTCTCACGCTTCGGACTGATCTACGACATCAGCGATTTCAGCGAGACGATCTCGATCCTGCGCCGGTCGGGCGGCCCCGAACAGGATCGCTCGTTCCGCCAGCTCTTCCTCTTCCAGCGCCGGGTCAATCGCCTCGCTGCGCAGCACCGGACGAAGATGGAGAAGTACCTCGGCGACGGTGCCTTCTATTCGAGCCGCGAGGCCAAACAGCTCCTCGCGCTCGCCGTCCAGGTGCAGCGCCACTACCGCCAGGCGCTTTCCGAGGGTTTCCCCTTCTCGCGCGGGCTTCGCATCGCGCTCAACTTCGGACAGTACCGCCTGCTGCCGATCCAGGCCGGGATCCCCGGCGAGGCGGAGCGGTACGAGTTCTTCGGTCACGGCGTCGTCGAGCTGACCCGCCTGACCTCCGGCAAGACGACGAAAGAGATCGACGAGATCAAGATCCTGTTGATCAATCGCGGTTACCCCGAGAACACGGTCAACCGCTTCTTCGACCCGCTGACCGCCCACAACGTCGACATCGTCGAAAAGGCCGAGCAGGCGCGCAGCTTCTTCGCCTACATCAACCAGAACGGCACCCTGGTCAACGAAGGGATCGTCGCCACCGGCGCGTTCATCTCGATGCTGGTCAAGGAGGGGGCGGCCAAGCGGCTCTTCCGGGCCCAGGACGGCGATCGCGGCTACATCGCGGTGCCGATCGGCTCCGGAGCGGGATCGATGCTCGTCGGCCTGCGGAAGCTTGGCCTGGCCAATCTCAAGGGTCTCGACCGGCTGCCGGTCTACGAGGCGGTCGACGGCGGACAGTGGCTCGACGCGACGCTCGTCGAGATCCGCGGCGGCGATCTCCTCGATGCGCTGGAACGGGACTTCCTGCAGCGGCGCAGCCCCGCAGCCGCCGGGCCGACCCGGCTCTTTCCGCCCCCCACACTCTGACGCCCCGAGGCCGCGATGAGCACCGACGCCGCGCTCTGGCAGACCGACCTCCCCGGGCTTCCGCCACCGAAGCGGGGGAAGGTGCGTGACGTCTACGATCTGGGAGACGAGCTGCTGATCGTCGCCAGCGACCGGCTCTCGGCCTACGACCACGTGCTGCGCCCCGGGATCCCCGGCAAGGGGAAGATCCTCAACCAGCTTTCCAACGACTGGTTCGCGCGGCTCACCGGGGTCGTCGGCAACCACCTCGTCGCCACAGACCCGGAGCGATTCCCTGCCGTGCTGCGACCTCACGCGGCGCTCCTTCGCGGCCGCGCCGTCGTCGTCCGCAAAGCAGCTGTCGTGCCGTTCGAGTGCGTCGCGCGCGGCTACCTTGCCGGCAGCGCCTTCCGCGAATACCAGGATGGCGGGGCGATCTGCGGTGTCGCTCTCCCGGACGGACTGACCCGCGCCAGCCGCCTCCCCGAACCGATCTTCACGCCAGCGACCAAGGCCGAGACCGGACACGACGAGAACGTCGACTTCTCCGTCGTAGCTGAGGCGATCGGCCGGCCCCTCGCCGAGCGGTTGCGCGCCGTGACCCTCGACCTCTACCGCACGGCCGCGGCGCACGCCGAGTCCCGCGGGTTGATCCTCGCCGACACCAAGTTCGAGCTCGGCCTGGTCGGCGGCGAGCTCCTCCTGGTCGACGAGGCGCTGACCCCCGACTCGTCACGCTACTGGGAGGCAGCCTCCTGGCGACCCGGCGACGAGCCGGTCT
This genomic window from Holophagales bacterium contains:
- the speB gene encoding agmatinase translates to MPSLPTNFGLLPDEQSSYAESRVVVLPVPFERTTSYGKGTANGPAALIRASQSMELWDEELGREACDVGIATAPPFLPEAFEMEPAMAELQAECRRHLDAGKLLVTLGGEHSLSIAPIRATRERFGEIGVVQFDAHADLRAEFDGTPYSHASVMRRVVEDGVPTLAIGIRSLSRPEADLVRERKLPVVWGHELPAFTPEKLDEALAKLPERIYLTFDIDYFDPSLVPATGTPEPGGGHWLPTLALLRTLFRRKRVVAMDCVELAPFGPLPASDFVAAKLVYKCLGYWAEAAGL
- a CDS encoding thiolase family protein — encoded protein: MNPRDLVLIDGVRTPMADYNGQLADLSALELGARAARALFERTGVAPSEVDHVVVGNVMQTSLDAIYGARHVALKAGVPKEIPALTVNRLCGSGIQAIVSGAHLIGAGEATCCLVGGTENMSQAPHVIYGARRGFKLGQGKLEDSLMAGLLDSYCGFYMAQTSNNLARDYGITREQQDAFALRSQRLAGEAWASGRLAEEVVPLTVGEGKRARTVERDDHLRPETTAEELARLPTAFDKDGFVTAGNASGIVDGAAMLLLGTAAWAKDRGLAPLGRLVSWAVVGVEPSRMGIGPAPAIRQALERAGMTLADLDLVEVNEAFAGQVLAVVRELDLDEERLNVNGGAIALGHPLGASGARITLTLLKQLRRRGGGIGVASACIGGGQGIALIVEAA
- a CDS encoding serine/threonine protein kinase; the protein is MQSIGKYQILEKIGVGGFGIVYKGYDPFIKRHVAVKTCTSDDEDTRQRFYREAEIAGNLQHRNIVTVYDFGVQEGIPYLVQEYLSGEDLDHKIKRRDFLAFPQKLFYLIQIARGLEFAHAHGVIHRDIKPANIRVLEDDTAKILDFGIAKAALASTNLTQAGMTLGTASYLSPEQIRGEAVDRRTDIFSFGILAYELLSYRRPFEGPQISAIFYRILNEAPRPLRELWPDGPDELIQLVGRCLEKDPARRYPDCAALRRDLENLRSRRSVDQTVTRPAFDLELAHAPTAVLDLGDNGRRAPREAADSSMVDLELGHRPETPPATTSLRRAAATRRHAPRGLVLTAVGLAGLAALAATAWLLAGQLGGGFTWPGADPRRVTSAPATATPTVAPPSPTPTRPPVTPTATAVPSPTPTPPPRPAVLTVEPGGSTATRVKLGERTFELDHPVRLELPAGSYTITFVSEVPGYDVREESSVRLREGEQRRLENPIPRPAMLTVRPHLNTPQGQVLLDGRPLGATPLQKRLLRPGAHLLEVAPLGEGGTGKVSQTVTLAPGVETVMTFDLSGVQPTRLRDQPVPSP
- a CDS encoding SDR family oxidoreductase — translated: MIDLNGYHVLVTGGSRGIGAACARFFAQAGAAVLVTYRDRADAAEELISELERLSSRDHRRFPCDLTQRSEVRELFTFLSREWGKLDTLINNAGIWVHNPLGQLDEDKFDETMEVNVAACFLCASEALPFLRRSPNASIVNVTSTAGQRGEAYYSPYAASKGAMISATKAWSTELAPAVRVNSVAPGWVDTDMSAEALDGEGRQAIEASIPLRRIPGPEDIAGPVIFLASPLARHITGEILNVNGGSVLAG
- a CDS encoding glycosyltransferase family 2 protein encodes the protein MSGSADPARSKASNLQVQGGEARPEISVLVPVLNEAGSVAELCERVANVLDGLGRSFEIIFVDDGSNDGTPDRIREVRARDPRVKLVRLRRNFGKAAAISAGFDHARGRLLFTMDGDLQDDPEEIPRFLEKLEQEDLDLVSGWKRKRLDPIGKRYPSLLFNWVTRHLAQVPIHDFNCGFKAYRREVLEEVAVYGELHRYIPVLASRRGFRVGEIEVRHHPRLHGVSKYGWDRFYKGLLDLITVLFITRYTRRPLHLFGLLGLVGLGTGLVINAYLAGLWFLGEALSNRPLLLLGVLLMLVGMQVLTTGLIGEMITHKQFRRADSYSVREIAD
- a CDS encoding tetratricopeptide repeat protein is translated as MRPLSAACVVVCLAAFARPVPAQGVPGAGAVEVEELRDLAPPADPLRKLEAEAEAAYGDGELDRAIGLYRDLVAQTPAPADQARILVTVGWLEMLQGHAEAAGPDLERALYLAPETRLREELYNDEFVRLFLDSQARATAARATDAADRARAAVQAITAGNLASARQLLAESLSLQPDQPRALYNLAVVDLRDGQTDAALAGFERVISLGEARPETVPAELRALARASAGLVYLTRGQDPEAAAALEQAVALNPADGRAWNGLGVARDRLGSREKSIEAFRRAYALRPDDEEVADHLGRALIDAGRWVDAVAVLVESCGRRPQSPRLFLSLGLAERGLGNLDGARRSFEHVLELDPTDGLRLAEQASVFLASLHLEGGRAADAAREARRALAWNENLPDSWTHLGMAQKELGDLPGAKESLARAAALAPDRPEAAYNLGTVLLALRDFVAARAAFERAVALRPGFAEAEAILNRLAAPSTAPANPTPAARTTPAPPRLPLGTRFTEANYPELGLRGLRVDALERGGLGERAGLQTQDLVLRVDGRPLTTVADLSQYLAGRPARSTLLFDLLRAGRSLRISVALD
- a CDS encoding glycosyltransferase encodes the protein MRILFLTQTFPRFAGDTSGPFIRDIARGLRRGGDEVSILAPHAPGVAASWVDDGVPVTTFRYAPERFEVLGYSRSLAADETARLGAAAVTPLYLAAAQRAVRRALQRERFDLVHAHWVVPNGPPAAFAVGRTPLAIGLHGSDVFMAEKPGVRRLVGWVLRRTALLTGCSPELVDRVRALGLPHDLARVIPYGVDVGVFAPGTAGRLSWRSRLGIPGEARVLLSVGRMATKKGFQVLLPVLPELLARHPLLHVVLAGGGDRLEEFRSQAAGFAPGLGERVHFPGAVGHDDLPDLFRAADLFVLPAVHDRVGNVDGLPNVILEAMASGLPVVASAISGIPLAVEPERTGLLVAENDGPGLAAALERLLAGPEWAKELGEAGRRKTSRELTWDAVAAAYRAAYVAALAR
- a CDS encoding beta-lactamase family protein — translated: MSSRPSGRNAVVQPRGARNRALVAKEAGASLRRFVGETCRRGPWAAVEARVEWTDRSGRRRPLLAAAARREGRASPGERFDLASLTKPFVATLALVLEGSGELPLATRLGDLLPAASPRLARLDLESLLRHRSGLAAWAPLPQLAHDRSAALARLLDGRWLATPGERYSDLGFILWSRAAEQATGLPLDELLRERVLAPLDLERVEPSPCQSIADVVSCPLDNRREVELAAALGVTLAPTGPPAKGVVQDGNARFLSQGGGLAGHAGLFADVDSVVALAREWLNPRRLLTPSLAERALAGRGEYALGWARRRVAGSAGPALSAEAFGHTGFTGGSVWIDPRQRLVAVLLGHRSTLDVDLNRWRRRFHRLAASDVAVANAAGD